Within Bacillus sp. FJAT-45350, the genomic segment GATTAACCATTCTTCAAAATAATCAACGAATTGAGCTTCCCACTGAGTTCCCTTTCCGTCCTTAAGGATTTGTAAGGCTCTTATTGGGCTCATCCCTTTTCTATATGGTCTATCTGACGTCATTGCATCAAAGGCATCAGCAACAGCGATTAGACGTCCGATTAAAGGAATGTCGTCTCCAGATAATTTGTCAGGGTACCCTTTACCATCAATGCGTTCATGATGTGAACGAACCCCTGCCATAAATGGCTCCATCAGCTCTGAGGGCTGTATTTGTTTAAGTATCTCTTCACCTAATACAGGGTGACGTTTGATTTCTGCAAATTCCTGCTCTGTTAATTTACCATCTTTTAAAAGGACAGAGTCTGGTATTCCAATTTTACCTATATCATGTAGAAGAGCTGTTTTGCGAAGTAGCATTAACTCTGTTTGTGTTAATTTTGCACGTCTTCCAATTTCGACTGAATAGTTGGCCACTCTTATTGAGTGCCCAGCAGTATAATGGTCTCTAGCATCAAGCGCTGCAGACATCGTAGTGAAAAAACTTTCATGCATTTGAGCATTCATCGTTTCACGTTCTTTAAGCCCTCTAACCATATGATTAAACCCTGATATTAGTTCGGAAAATTCATCTGAGTATAAATCCGTTGCCTTTGTATCAAATTTCCCTTCCTCCACATCTTTCATTTTCGCTCGAAGATGTTGAATTGGTTTCATAACAATCGAAAACAGTAACCATGCTCCGTATAAAGATAAACAAATACCGAGTAATAAAATAATTCCTGACCACGTCCAATAATCATCGATTGATACTGTTGTATTAGAAGAAAGTCGGATTTGTGTTGCTAAGCTAAATAATAGTAAAGGAAGAGCTCCTATTAACAAGGCACTTAATTGAAATTTTGTTTTGATTGACACAAGGACAATACCCTCGATTGACAATTCTTCTTGATACAGTGTTTTTGCTTTCTTTCGTAATGTTTCTAAAACAGGTCCAATTACAAATGTCGTTTGGAAGTATTCAATCATTGCATGAATACCTGAGATTAGAATTGCACCAATTAAGCCATACAAAATAAACTCAAATGGAAGATAAAGGATATCGTATATTATTAAAATTGCAGTTATAAAAGTAGCAGGAAGTGCCATTCCCCATAGATGTGGTCCTAATATTCTTATTCCAGTTAACATAGGGAAGCGATGTGTTTGTAAATAGGCTAGTTTTAACTCCTTTATAGTAGGCTGGTCACTTGTTAGAGCCTTCATAATGGGTTTTATTTGCTGCTTGAACAGTAAGAATTCAGATATAAGCATGATTATGATTGAGACAGCAATTACTTGGGCGATTATGAATAGATCTCTACTTGACATTTCTAGCGTAGTAAAAAGAATTACACTACCTACACCCATACCAGATATGAGTGATCCAATTACATAATGACGAGCTAATGTTTTTATAAAACTTCTATAGGTAGTCATATCTTAGCCAACTTTCTTGCATATGTCATTTGTGCGATTGTCACGTTTTTGTTATTTTTGCATAAATTTAGATTAGGTTATAGTCTATTTTACTTGTTAAATGTAGTATCGCACAATAAAGATTATCAAAAATTTAATAAAATTCGCAGTTTCAAAGTCTTTAAAAGGAAAATTAGCACATTTTCTTGTAGGTACTTATCCTGTATCTATGATCCAAACGTTAAATTATAGAAGTATACAGGATAAAATATTCTTTACTGGAGGCTGTTATGAAAAGAGAGCGTCATATTTATATTAGTGGGCATACTCAAGTTGGCTTTTTCTCAGTTTTACCAGAGTTATCAAAAGAACTTGAAGTGCTCTACGTTATAAAAGGTTTATCAAAAAAGAAAACAGATAAGTTTTTAAAACGAATTGCTCTAGAATATTCAAGCTATGATCTGTCAATCGATTATTTTCATAGTCCGAGTCAAAATGAGTATATTGAAGGTATTAGGGTAAATGAACATAATATTGCTATGGTTGAGTATGAGTTGGCCAAAAAGTTAGAAAAGGAGCTTTTAGAACAACGAACAGTAATCGTAAATCTAGAGAAAGTGTTAGAACCAGCTGTACTGAAGGAAAACCAAAAAACTGTTGTATTACTACAAAAAGAACGTAATTTTCAAGTTGAATCAGCGTACAACCTATTTGCTGAAGCAAAAGGATTTCATCAAAAGAAAGAGGACATTTATCTACAATGGATGGACTTTAAAAAGGCAGATGCGGTTTGTGATAAATTAATAGAAACTCTCTTTTGTAATTCAAAGGAAAATGAAACCCAGGGTAATATGGAGGAGATTTTCTTTGGTGCAGCGACACCAAATGGTGCAGTCCACTTTATTGAAGAGCTAACAGCAGGCTTACAAAAACGTTATATTATTAAAGGTCGTTCCGGTAGTGGGAAATCTACACTTATGAGAAAAGTAGGGGACGTTGCTCAAAACAGAGGAATGGATATTACCTACTTCTTGTGTGGATTTGATCCAAGTAGTGTAGATATGCTAATAATTGAAGAG encodes:
- a CDS encoding HD domain-containing phosphohydrolase, with protein sequence MTTYRSFIKTLARHYVIGSLISGMGVGSVILFTTLEMSSRDLFIIAQVIAVSIIIMLISEFLLFKQQIKPIMKALTSDQPTIKELKLAYLQTHRFPMLTGIRILGPHLWGMALPATFITAILIIYDILYLPFEFILYGLIGAILISGIHAMIEYFQTTFVIGPVLETLRKKAKTLYQEELSIEGIVLVSIKTKFQLSALLIGALPLLLFSLATQIRLSSNTTVSIDDYWTWSGIILLLGICLSLYGAWLLFSIVMKPIQHLRAKMKDVEEGKFDTKATDLYSDEFSELISGFNHMVRGLKERETMNAQMHESFFTTMSAALDARDHYTAGHSIRVANYSVEIGRRAKLTQTELMLLRKTALLHDIGKIGIPDSVLLKDGKLTEQEFAEIKRHPVLGEEILKQIQPSELMEPFMAGVRSHHERIDGKGYPDKLSGDDIPLIGRLIAVADAFDAMTSDRPYRKGMSPIRALQILKDGKGTQWEAQFVDYFEEWLIEQDYHIEKVPNLTLIKKNA